The Desulfuromonas versatilis genome has a segment encoding these proteins:
- a CDS encoding bestrophin family protein, with protein MIVCQRPSGLRLFFTYRGSILQQIKAKLLVTMLLALAVTLTHGTLFRLKITMTPVPFSLIGIALAIFLGFRNSASYDRYWEGRKLWGQLVITSRNLCRQILTFVDTGGTPPSPSPLQRKMVYRVIAFTHALRHHLRESCPKEDLAPLLPANERERTDRARNKPNFILESLGNELRRCLAEKRTHPYFAASLDQNLDSLAGILGGCERIKNTPIPFAYTLLVHRTAYLYCFLLPFGLVDSLGFMTPFVVGIISYTFFGLDALGDALEQPFGLFPNDLPLTAIALTIEGDLREALGESDLPKPPPLVGDCLQ; from the coding sequence ATGATCGTTTGCCAACGCCCCTCCGGCCTGCGCCTCTTTTTCACTTATCGTGGATCGATTCTCCAGCAAATTAAAGCCAAGCTTTTGGTAACCATGTTGCTGGCCCTTGCCGTTACTCTGACCCACGGCACCCTTTTTCGGCTCAAGATCACCATGACCCCCGTCCCCTTCAGCCTTATCGGCATCGCCCTGGCCATCTTTCTCGGTTTTCGCAATAGCGCCAGTTACGACCGCTATTGGGAGGGGCGCAAGCTCTGGGGGCAGTTGGTCATCACCAGCCGCAATCTGTGCCGGCAGATCCTGACCTTTGTCGATACCGGCGGCACACCCCCCAGTCCTTCGCCCCTGCAGAGAAAGATGGTTTACAGGGTGATCGCGTTCACCCACGCCCTGCGCCATCACCTCAGGGAATCCTGCCCTAAAGAGGACCTGGCACCCTTGTTGCCAGCCAATGAGAGGGAGCGGACAGATCGCGCCCGCAACAAGCCCAATTTCATCCTGGAGAGTCTTGGTAACGAACTGCGCCGCTGCCTTGCCGAGAAGCGCACCCATCCCTACTTCGCTGCCAGCCTCGACCAAAACCTTGACAGCCTGGCAGGCATCCTCGGCGGTTGCGAACGGATCAAGAACACCCCCATCCCCTTTGCCTACACGTTGCTGGTGCACCGCACGGCTTATCTTTACTGCTTCCTTCTTCCTTTTGGCCTCGTTGACAGCCTTGGCTTCATGACTCCCTTCGTCGTCGGCATTATCTCCTACACCTTTTTCGGGCTCGACGCTTTGGGCGACGCACTCGAACAACCGTTCGGACTCTTTCCCAACGACCTGCCCCTTACGGCTATTGCCCTCACCATCGAGGGTGACCTTCGTGAGGCCCTTGGCGAATCCGACCTCCCTAAACCACCGCCCCTTGTCGGGGATTGCCTCCAGTGA